A region of Helicoverpa zea isolate HzStark_Cry1AcR chromosome 16, ilHelZeax1.1, whole genome shotgun sequence DNA encodes the following proteins:
- the LOC124637741 gene encoding coiled-coil-helix-coiled-coil-helix domain-containing protein 10, mitochondrial-like, with product MPRRGRSASPPPAPQRRAAPPPSRVPAHAPPATPAPAMAQPQQPSMFGQMAATAGGVAVGSAVGHVAGSALTGLFSGGSSSEPAQQQVQAQPPAQTLSQYQNQTPQGPCAWEIKQFIECAQQQHDLTLCEGFNEALRQCKINNHV from the exons ATGCCTCGACGTGGAAGATCCGCGAGCCCTCCGCCAGCCCCGCAGCGACG GGCTGCACCGCCACCGAGCCGTGTTCCAGCTCATGCGCCACCAGCGACCCCAGCACCTGCTATGGCTCAGCCTCAGCAGCCCTCGATGTTTGGGCAGATGGCAGCCACTGCTGGTGGTGTCGCCGTGGGATCTGCAGTG GGTCACGTAGCCGGTAGTGCTCTCACTGGTTTGTTTAGTGGTGGTAGCAGCAGCGAGCCTGCACAGCAGCAGGTGCAAGCACAGCCGCCTGCGCAGACGCTCAGCCAGTACCAGAACCAGACTCCCCAGGGCCCCTGTGCTTGGGAGATCAAGCAATTTATTGAGTGTGCTCAGCAACAGCATGACTTGACCCTCTGTGAGGGCTTTAATGAGGCTCTGCGTCAATGCAAGATTAACAACCACGTTTAA
- the LOC124637399 gene encoding coiled-coil-helix-coiled-coil-helix domain-containing protein 10, mitochondrial-like codes for MCPRCDSKKRGRSGYSRGYQHAPARPPPMVVTPMPQRRSMFRDAASIAGGVTVGTAVGHVVGEGITSLFSGSRREEVVHALPRDYDMRSEPSGPCAYEISAFLNCATNHEDIQQCQAFNEALKECKRRNRLP; via the exons ATGTGTCCCAGATGTGATTCTAAAAAGCG CGGGCGATCCGGATATTCACGGGGATACCAGCATGCGCCCGCTAGACCTCCACCTATGGTTGTGACACCGATGCCCCAACGGCGATCCATGTTCAGAGACGCGGCTTCAATCGCTGGAGGCGTCACCGTAGGCACGGCTGTG GGTCACGTTGTTGGAGAAGGCATAACAAGTTTATTCAGTGGCTCACGACGTGAAGAAGTAGTGCATGCCTTGCCACGGGACTATGACATGAGATCGGAACCGAGCGGCCCGTGCGCGTACGAAATATCAGCGTTTTTGAATTGCGCTACCAACCACGAAGATATCCAACAGTGTCAAGCATTCAACGAGGCGCTAAAGGAATGCAAACGAAGAAACC GTTTACCGTAG